ACAGTAAATATTAAAGGCAATGAGCCACCACCAGAAATTCCAGAAGAAAATATCGGATTCAGTGACTTTGTTCACGACCCTGATGGGGTTGTACGTCGGCATCTGTTATTTATGAACCAGGAGGCAACATCCTTATGTACTGCTCCTTATGCCCTGAGTCTACAACTAGCTTCCCACTATCTGCAACCTTTAGGAATTCAACCTAAATTTACCCCACAAGGTAATTTACAGCTTGGCAAGACTGTATTTAATAAATTGAAGCCTCGTAGTGGCGGCTATCAAGCCAACATTGATACCAATGGCGGTCAAATCTTACTTAACTACCGTTCCTCAAAGCAGATAGCCGAACAGGTTAAGCTAACAGAATTTTTATCTAGTCCAGTTAACCGCGACGCCGTTAAAGACCGAGTTGTTTTAATTGGTGTGGTGGCAAAGGGTGATTCTCCAGATACTTGGTCTACGCCTTATGGAGCTTTCTTAGACCAGCAAATGCCAGGAGTACTGGTACAAGCGCATATGGTTAGCCAGATTCTTAGTGCGGTTCTAGATGGGCGTCCGTTGCTGCGGGTTTGGTCACTGTGGGTTGAGGTAGTCTGGATTTTAGGCTGGTCTCTCGTCGGGGGAGTGCTGGGTTGGCGACGGCTGTCATTACCTTGGTTGGTATTAGCAGTGGGTATTACCTCTAGCGTGTTGTATTTAATTTGCTTGAGTCTATTGATTTCGGGTGTTTGGGTGCCTTTTGTTCCGTCGGTTTTAGCATTGGTAGTGACAGTTGGTTTGATATCAATTTATGATTCAAAATTAAAAATTCAAACCTAACAAGTAGAATACCTAGGACTTCATTAGCATTTTTTTTAATTCTTTACTTTTAACTTGTTATTTTTATGTGTCTGCGTGGTACTTCAGGGTATTGCTCAATCCAAAAGATTTGCATACTTAACTTAAGGCAAGGTTTTTATGAACTCAATTTCAAAATCAATAAAACTATTATTACTATTAACTCTTTGCTGCACTAGTTTGCTTGATAACCATACCTTAGTACTAGCGAACCCAACGCCAGCAAAACCTAGTCACCCACTTAATAATCGCTCTACTGGTAAAGCAGTACTTGCCCAAGCAGTCACCTATAAGAAACCCCAAGTTCCACCTGGGCCAGGGCCTGGAGGACGTATTCGAGGAGGAGCTAGGCGGACTCTACAAATGTGTCCTCCACTTGTGCAACCTGACCTGACTGCCCTAGTGTCTTTTACCGAAGAATCTGGATCGGTGATCAACGTCTGGGGATTGACAACAGCAGAACGCCCAACTTGGTTTTTCTATATTCCATATACTAAGAAAACTGCTTATCCAGTTCAATTTGTGCTGAAAGAAAATCAAGATCAAGACTCTAGGACAATTTACAAAAAAGCGATCGCCCTACGCGATCAACCTGGAATCATCAGCGTTTCTCTCCCCGCTTCTGCTTCTCCATTAGAAGTAAACAAACAATACCGTTGGTTTTTAACCGTCTCCTGTGACAAGGAAAACAATTCACCCCCGATTTTCGTTGAAGGAGTGATACAACGAGCCAACTTGATTCAGGCAATAGTTCAAGAGCTAGAAAAAGCAGATCCTCTAAAACGGGTAAGTATTTATGCTCAAGAAGGAATATGGTACGAAGCACTGACAACACTAGCAGAACTGCGTCGCCAAAATCCCCAAGATGCTACTTTTCAAGCACAGTGGCGGAATTTGCTTACCAGCATCGGCTTAGGTGATATAGCAGCAGAACCGATTCTTCCAGAATAAACGTTGGGTCAAGGGTCAAGAGTCAAGAATTAGTATTTGTCTCCCCTGCCCCCGGTTACTGAGCTTGTCGAAGTGTCGAAGTATGCCCCTCTGCCCCCCTGTTATACCATTTCACTTTAAGAATGATACAAATACTTTGGTAGGGACACGGGCAATGCCGTGTCCCTACGAGAAATTTAAAATTTATATGTATCAAGATTTTCGTGAATTGGTATTACCTATTTCCTAAGCCTAGAGTACTGGGGACGGCAGGGGGTTCCTAAGCAAACTTGCCCAGAGGGCATATTAGTAAAAACACTACTACGAGCGCCAATCACTGTATTAACCCCGATTTGTACTCCTGGCCCCACGAAACAATCTGCCGCTACCCATGCACCATTCCCAATGGTGATCCTTGCTGTTTTCAAACCAAAGGCAGGGTCTTGAATATCGTGACTACCAGTACACAGATAACTTTTTTGGGAAATTACGCAGTGTTCACCAATATGAATCTCATCTAGGCTGTAGAAAACTACATCATCTCCAATCCAACTGTAATCACCAATGGTAACTTTCCAAGGGTAGGTAAAGCGGGCTGTAGGTCGAACTAATACGCCTTTGCCAATACGAGCGCCAAATAGGCGTAGTAAGGCACAACGCAAAATATTTAGTGGTTGAGGAGTCAGGGGAAAAGCGATCGCTTGTACAAACCACCATAACAAAACATACCAACCTGAACGTCCTCGTTCAAACCAGGATTGGTCATATTTCCGTAAATCTACAAAAGGTTCTTCATTTGTCATTTGTCAAGGGTCAATAGTCAATAGTTGCTCCCCCTCTCCCCTTCTCCCTCTACCCCCCTCTTCTTTAAGGGTATTGGCAGTATTTAAGTGACCACCCCAGTTGCGTAATTCGTAAAGTTTGACCCCAATTTGATATTCATATTGACTTAGCAAACGTGCATATATATATCCAGCTTTGCCATCTAAAAAACCGCGCTGAATAATATAGAACAAAATAAATCGCACAAATGGTTTAAATGGCAAATGTACCCAGACTTTTTTCAAAAAACGCTTGCGCTGTACTGCATCACCAAATAAATTCGCGCCAATAGTCCCGCTGTCGTCTTTACCTGTAAGCAGATTGAAATAAACACGAGCTTCCCAATTGGAATATCGGTTATGCCGTTCTAACCAGTGATAAAGATCGCGGAAGTCCTCGTGGAGCATATCGTTTTTTAGATACCCGACTTTCCCTTGTAAAATCACGTGTTCGTGAACTTCATTATCACCAGTGTTAGGGATATCTTCGGTATTAAGGTTTTCGTAGCGACCTTGTTGATGCTTAAATAATCGTAGATTCCAATCAGGATATTTTCCTCCATGACGAATCCATTTACCTAAGAAAAATACCCGACGATTCAGATAGTATCCTGCATATTCATCATTCTGAATTACTTGCTCAATTTCTTCCCACAATTCGGGGGTGATGCGTTCATCACAATCTACAATTAGTACCCATTCGTTACGGAAAGGTAGATTATCTAAAGACCAATTTTTCTTTTTGGGCCAGTGTCCATTAAAGTTAAATTGTACGACATTTGCACCGTAACTTTTAGCAATTTCAATGCTATTGTCGGTACTTTGAGAATCCACCACAAAAACCTCATCTGCATTTATAAGGCTAGTGAGACAGGCGGGTAAATTGGCTTCTTCGTTTTTTGCCGGAATCAATACGGAAACTGGTATTTTAGATGGCATATAAGTGAAGTTGTGATTTATTATTTCTTATTTGAAGTAAATAGAAGACCTTGAATAGCAGCATTTAAGTAACCAATTTGTCCATAAGCATAGACTAGTTTGTCAAACCGTTCCGCTGGATCGTGAAAGTATTGCAATGACTTATACAAGCCACGCAAAAACCGTTCACTGCCCCGTTGTAATTGAGCGATGCCGGCTTTACCTGCTAGTTGTTCGCGATAGCATTCACTAATTCCTTGCCACCAGCCACGGTTCAAAAACCAAGAACGTTCTAGACGTTCTGGGGCAACATTGTGAGCAACAGTAGCTTCGGGAAGATAAACGACTTGCCAACCGCGCTGTAGGGCAAATTCAGTCATTTGTAGTTCTTCATTAGATAACAGGTTTTTCCCCACTCGCCCAAGCTGAGGATCAAAACCGCCAATCTCTGCAAGAAAACTGCGGCGTATAGAATAATTCAACCCTCTGGGAGTTAACCCAGGTTGCTGAATGTAGATGATGCTGTCGCCTAAGTCGTATGCTCCCAGATTTGCAGCTAATCCAGGTGATAGCCATCGTGGTTGTTGGACTCCTTGGGGCCATAAAAGAGTAACTTTGCCACCTGCGATCGCTAGTTGAGAATTATCTTGGTAGGCAGAATATAAAATTTGTAGCCAGTGGGGACTGGCTACAGCATCGTCATCTAAATAAGCAAGAATATCAGCATTAGCAAATCTCGCCCCAGTGTTGCGGGCAACAGATAAACCAATGGTGGGTTCAAAGACATACTTCAGGCGCGGATCTGGGGATCTTTGTTCTACAACTTCACGGGTGCGATCGCTAGACCCATTGTCTACCACCACAACCTCAAAGTCAGCAGCAAAATCTTGCGCCAAAAGGCTATCAATCGCCGCGCCTAAATAGGTATCTCGATTGTGAGTGCAGATAATGGCAGAGATTTTGGTGTCTGGCATAGGATTGATTGTGGATTTTGTGAATAGTCTGTAGTCAGTTGCTAGTTACTCAGTTGTCAATTATCAGTTATTTTTCTACTGACTACTGAGCCATTAGCTAATGACAACATTCCACGAACGCCTGCTGAGAGTTAATCTATACCAAAAATTACAACTCACCAACCGAGTTTCTTCGGAAATAATCTTTAAAACTTCACGCTTGTTGGATATGGCTGTGTAAAACTACAAGTGTTTGGGCCAGTTGACTCAGACGAGTTTCCAAATGTTGCTTGCGCCCTAATAATTGACGTAACTTTTGGTAACGAGCGATCGCCATGCTGACGGTAGCAACTTGCTCCTGTGGACACGGACGCGACCAGACTTTACCAGAATTATCCACGCCACAGAGGCGGTAGCCAGAATTTTGTGATTGATAGGATACTTTCCCACCAGTTGCGCAAATTTCTTCTACGTAGTCCATGAGACGCTCAACTTCTGCATGGCGTAATGTGGCGGTTCCTCCATGTTCTGTTTCTTGGGGAGTAGATTCTAACCAGCCATTAACAATTGGGCCTTCTAAGTAAATATCCTGAATTTGCTGCAATATTTGTTGTAGTTCTGTTTGCCAATCAGCGACGCTTGCCTGAATCTCTTGCAATAGATTCATCGCCAATCCCGGATTAGCTCCATGACGATGGCTATTTAAGCTCGGAGTTTTTAATTTAGGTAAACTCGGTGTTTTACCATCGCTCTCTTCTGCTTGAAAGGTCTGTACAGACTCATGTTGAGGAAATAAGTTTTGTTCGGGAGGAGAGTTAGTTTCGGTTTCTCCGTTAAAATCAAATTGTCCTTGTGGCTCTAGCTCCTGCTCATCAGATGCTGTCTGAGGATTGCTTGTAAATTCGTTAGCTCCGACGCTAATCCTAAAAGAGAAAGACCGCTTTGTCGAATCATCTGTTTGAGCGGCGGAGGCAGTGCCGCGAGTTCCTAAATCATGTAGAGTTGCCTCAATGCGTTTTAAACCTGCTTTCATAGAGATATCCTGATGTTTGCTGTCCCCAAAGATGTTAAATAATTAAGAATGGGGTTGTTGGGATTTTCGGCTTTTGCCAGCTGTTGCATCAATGATGCTGGTGCTAATTTTATCTCTTAAAAGTTATTTGAAACCAAAAATTTCACCTCTAAAGTGAAAAACTTTGGTGATAAATTGCAACCTTAGCTATATTGTGAAAATTCTCAGGAAATAACTTTGAGTAAAGTCATCTTAGTCACCGGGCCAGCGCGTTCTGGTAAAAGCGAATGGGCAGAAACTCTAGCAATGCAGTCGGGGAAAGGAGTTGTTTATATAGCAACAGCTAATGACAACCCAGATGACAAAGAATGGCACAAACGCATTCAAGAACACCAAAAACGTCGTCCCCATGACTGGATAACGCTCTCTGTACCGATGGAACTGTCTGCTACTCTTGCTGATGCCAAGCCCAATACCTGCCTTTTGGTTGACTCTTTAGGAACTTGGGTAGCTAATCTTTTGGAACAGGATGACCGGATGTGGGAAAATGCTCTTACAGAGTTGTTGGAAACAGCGCAGCTAGTTGCTGCTGATATGATATTTGTGGCGGAGGAAACGGGTTGGGGTGTAGTGCCAGCATACCCTCTGGGGCGGACATTCCGCGATCGCTTAGGTTCTCTTGTGCGTCAATTAGGTTCAATCAGTGAAGCTGTCTATTTAGTCACTGGTGGTCATGTTCTAAATCTCAGCGTTCTTGGTTCACCGTTACCAGTACCAAAATCTTAAGTGAAAATTAACATTTAAAATTCAAAATATCCTAACTAAAATCTAAAATTAAGAGTATGGCAACTAAAGAAGAAGTTAAAAGATATCTTGCCTACTGGTTTCAGTTAGGGAAGAAGATTGTAATAGGCAATGGTCAGGAAAGCTTTTTACCTCAACCAGTGCTAGATGGCGATCGCTATAGTAAAGAATTTGAAGAGTGCTGGCAAAAAATTCTCTCACCAGAATCAGGTGAGTGTTACCTAGAAGGTACGCAAGAAAGCATTGCTGAGTTGCTGACACCTGCATGGGATATGCTGCCTTGCAGCCGTTGTAGTATGCCAGTAGTTGCACGTAATGTCGGTATGCCAGCAGAGTTGTGTCCTTGTAATGATTTACTTAACTGGCCTAATACCGAACTGCCAGCACCACGTAGCCCAATTAACAGCCAAGAGCAATTGATGGCAATTCGCCAACAGCTTGTGAAGAATCTTCCCTCAACAAATAGCTGAAAATCAGTGTACAGAAAGTATTATCACACCTTCTGACTCCATGTTGTAGCCAAATCTTTTAAGATAAGCGATCGTCAATTAGATTTTCCGCAACAAGCTCCGTCTTGCACAACATAATATGGAGTAATGTAAAAACCCGTTGGGTGGTTTTCCCGATTTTAAGGGAGTAGGTGAAACCCTTAGACTATACTGGCTTTTCTTGAATTCTGAATTTTGCTGTATCTGCGTTGCGTTAAGGTACAAAGCCCAACGCTCAAGACGCTTTTAGATGTTGGGTAACGCTTGGCTCTAACGCCACTTCACTCAAGTCAAGGATTGCCTCACTAATTACGTATCTGTTGCTTTTAGTTGATATTAGTAATTGTTGGAACAATCGCCATCTTATTTATTTTTACTTTAACCCTTAATAATTAGTAATTCAGTTAACTTGCATAAATAGCACTTATCAGGTTATAAAATGCATATACAGCTGGATAATATCTGATTGCTGTATGTATTTTTAGGAAATAGTACTGTCATAATTGTGCAATTGAGCTTTCTAAATCTGGTAATTAAGTTTGCATAAAGTGTAAATGACTTACTTAAGTGGTTCCACTTATTGTATTAATTAAGCGAAGAGTTGAGCAGCCAAAACAAGGCAATCAACTAGTAGCTAAGTAAATCAATCTTAAGTAAGGACTAAAAACCATGCAAGCTAACAATACTCTTTTCACCGAAATCACAGCTGAAGAATCTGCTACCGTAAGCGGTGGTGATTATGGCACATTGGTTAACTTTAACCTGAACAAATACTTGTTCGTTTTAGGCGCTGGTGTTGTATTTGGTAACCCTGGATTGACCCCTGCTGAAATCCAATTCGGTTTTGAAAACGCTATTTCCTTAGGTTAATTTCCTGAAACTTAGGTAACTGTTAAACTTTTACCGGGTAATAGTCTGAAAATCTTTGTAATTTCATCTTCCAAATTTTTCAGATATCCCCAGGAATGCTTTAGGAATAAACAAGTAACAACTATCTATTTTCTGAATACTGGGGCATCTTTGGGTGTTCCAGTATTTAGATTCACTACCTGTTTAACCCAGAGCATAATACAAAATTAATTCAAGGAGAACGAGAATGCCAACAACAAAGACAAAACCTCTGTTTATAGAACTAACAGCGGAACAATCTGATATGGTGCGTGGCGGCGCTCCTGTGGCTGTTGTAAATTCTGATGGGACGGTTACTATCAAATACGTTGATGGTGCAAGTGGGTTTGTAACTCTTGATCCTTCTAAACCTTCCTCTCCTAACGTTCCTGGCAGCAACCCTGATCCTCTATTAGGGTTAGGCTTAGGAGCAACACTTTAAAAAGTTACAACAGTGTAGCGCTAAGAGTAAATAGTTAAAAGTTAACACTACTAATTACTCAATAAATCATTGTTTAGTTTATGCTCCTGGGTTGTCAGGCTACTCACAGTTAAACCTATTTAAATACAAGCAAGCAATGGAAGACAAAAGCCCACTTTTTTCAGAACTAAACTCAGAAGAATCTGCTGCCGTCAGCGGAGGGTCTCTTCAGGTTGGTTTTGACCTTAATACTTACTTGTTCATTTTGGGGGCTGGTGTTGTCTTTGGCAACCCTGGACTTACTCCATCTGAAATTCAATTTGCCTGGGAGTCATCATTTGTGTTTGAATCTCAACCACGCTCTCGAAGAAAACGCCGTTCTAAATAGTTTCTATAAACTAAAAAAATATTAACTCAGGGTGGTTTTTTCATCTTGAATAATTAGGTAAA
This region of Nostoc sp. UHCC 0302 genomic DNA includes:
- the hpsU gene encoding hormogonium polysaccharide biosynthesis acetyltransferase HpsU produces the protein MTNEEPFVDLRKYDQSWFERGRSGWYVLLWWFVQAIAFPLTPQPLNILRCALLRLFGARIGKGVLVRPTARFTYPWKVTIGDYSWIGDDVVFYSLDEIHIGEHCVISQKSYLCTGSHDIQDPAFGLKTARITIGNGAWVAADCFVGPGVQIGVNTVIGARSSVFTNMPSGQVCLGTPCRPQYSRLRK
- a CDS encoding glycosyltransferase; translation: MPDTKISAIICTHNRDTYLGAAIDSLLAQDFAADFEVVVVDNGSSDRTREVVEQRSPDPRLKYVFEPTIGLSVARNTGARFANADILAYLDDDAVASPHWLQILYSAYQDNSQLAIAGGKVTLLWPQGVQQPRWLSPGLAANLGAYDLGDSIIYIQQPGLTPRGLNYSIRRSFLAEIGGFDPQLGRVGKNLLSNEELQMTEFALQRGWQVVYLPEATVAHNVAPERLERSWFLNRGWWQGISECYREQLAGKAGIAQLQRGSERFLRGLYKSLQYFHDPAERFDKLVYAYGQIGYLNAAIQGLLFTSNKK
- the cobU gene encoding bifunctional adenosylcobinamide kinase/adenosylcobinamide-phosphate guanylyltransferase, with the protein product MSKVILVTGPARSGKSEWAETLAMQSGKGVVYIATANDNPDDKEWHKRIQEHQKRRPHDWITLSVPMELSATLADAKPNTCLLVDSLGTWVANLLEQDDRMWENALTELLETAQLVAADMIFVAEETGWGVVPAYPLGRTFRDRLGSLVRQLGSISEAVYLVTGGHVLNLSVLGSPLPVPKS
- a CDS encoding DUF928 domain-containing protein, producing the protein MNSISKSIKLLLLLTLCCTSLLDNHTLVLANPTPAKPSHPLNNRSTGKAVLAQAVTYKKPQVPPGPGPGGRIRGGARRTLQMCPPLVQPDLTALVSFTEESGSVINVWGLTTAERPTWFFYIPYTKKTAYPVQFVLKENQDQDSRTIYKKAIALRDQPGIISVSLPASASPLEVNKQYRWFLTVSCDKENNSPPIFVEGVIQRANLIQAIVQELEKADPLKRVSIYAQEGIWYEALTTLAELRRQNPQDATFQAQWRNLLTSIGLGDIAAEPILPE
- a CDS encoding glycosyltransferase family 2 protein, giving the protein MPSKIPVSVLIPAKNEEANLPACLTSLINADEVFVVDSQSTDNSIEIAKSYGANVVQFNFNGHWPKKKNWSLDNLPFRNEWVLIVDCDERITPELWEEIEQVIQNDEYAGYYLNRRVFFLGKWIRHGGKYPDWNLRLFKHQQGRYENLNTEDIPNTGDNEVHEHVILQGKVGYLKNDMLHEDFRDLYHWLERHNRYSNWEARVYFNLLTGKDDSGTIGANLFGDAVQRKRFLKKVWVHLPFKPFVRFILFYIIQRGFLDGKAGYIYARLLSQYEYQIGVKLYELRNWGGHLNTANTLKEEGGRGRRGEGEQLLTIDP